In Rosa chinensis cultivar Old Blush chromosome 1, RchiOBHm-V2, whole genome shotgun sequence, a genomic segment contains:
- the LOC112196051 gene encoding chromo domain-containing protein LHP1, whose translation MRVKGGGRKKSWEAMPVDDGGLLFQDTDPNDAAFAVPVNQVTEPQPEIEQEKNQNHEEAQAAEDGDGEGEEGEGEEGEEEAEAEDENKERSTKLDDGFYEIEAIRRKRVRKGQLQYLIKWRGWPETANTWEPLENLQSVSDVIDAFEESLRTGKQRKRKRKSGTPHTQPKKKQQQRSTDTTYNVTDGEISNADKALSSSALNGSGVDVLPPPQQIFQSVGDGEDNGRVNNTETAKKIDSENFCANGSQQISERREENEYDPKLSELKATGSTNTVSSDKLSVHFQEAKAPEVNGPTNGLSKVDCGEPVQGSRSTGAKRRKSGSVKRFKQEAQVSEQGATQNAPTRVSTRYAGRVDQTGVENLDYAGENSGRKNKIDECKEAVRITKILKPMGYSTSISNNVQDVSVTFMAMRSDGTEVIVDNKFLKVNHPLLLINFYEQHLRYSPAV comes from the exons ATGAGAGTGAAAggaggagggaggaagaaaaGCTGGGAAGCAATGCCTGTAGACGACGGGGGTCTGCTTTTTCAAGACACGGACCCAAACGACGCCGCTTTTGCTGTACCTGTAAACCAAGTCACTGAGCCACAGCCGGAAATTGAGCAggagaaaaaccaaaaccacgAGGAGGCTCAGGCCGCGGAGGACGGTGACGGCGAGGGGGAAGAGGGGGAGGGGGAGGAAGGGGAAGAAGAGGCTGAGGCCGAGGATGAGAATAAGGAGAGGAGTACTAAGCTTGATGACGGTTTCTATGAAATCGAAGCCATTCGCCGCAAAAGGGTTCGAAAG GGTCAGCTGCAGTATCTCATCAAATG GCGTGGCTGGCCAGAGACAGCCAATACATGGGAACCCTTGGAGAACCTCCAGTCTGTCTCTGATGTTATAGATGCATTTGAAGAaag CTTGCGTACTGGAAAGCAACGGAAGCGAAAGCGCAAGTCTGGGACTCCTCATACTCAACCTaagaagaagcagcagcagcGTTCTACAGACACTACCTACAATGTGACAGATGGGGAAATAAGCAATGCTGATAAAGCTTTATCATCTAGTGCTCTCAATGGCTCAGGGGTTGATGTTCTTCCTCCCCCTCAACAGATTTTCCAGTCAGTTGGTGATGGAGAGGATAATGGGCGTGTCAACAATACTGAAACAGCAAAGAAAATTGATTCTGAGAACTTTTGTGCAAATGGTTCCCAACAAATTAGTGAAAGGAGAGAGGAAAATGAGTATGATCCAAAACTTAGTGAGCTCAAAGCAACAGGATCTACTAACACTGTCAGTTCAGATAAACTCTCTGTACATTTCCAAGAAGCCAAAGCTCCGGAAGTTAATGGCCCTACAAATGGTCTTTCCAAGGTTGATTGTGGAGAACCAGTACAGGGCAGTCGCAGTACTGGAGCTAAGAGAAGGAAGTCTGGTTCTGTGAAGAGGTTTAAACAAGAAGCACAAGTGTCTGAACAGGGTGCTACACAAAATGCCCCAACTCGAGTTAGCACGAGATATGCTGGTAGAGTTGATCAAACTGGGGTAGAAAATCTTGATTATGCTGGGGAAAATTCAGGTCGCAAGAATAAGATTGATGAATGCAAAGAAGCAGTGCGCATCACCAAGATTCTCAAGCCAATGGGCTATTCAACTTCGATATCAAACAATGTCCAGGACGTGTCCGTTACCTTTATGGCCATGAG